agggggttcagtgttggggtagatgagaagggggttcagcggtgggacagaagagcaggggggtagatCAGTGggtcagatgtgaaaggaggtgcattggtgggacagatgagcagggggttacagtggttgggcagaagagcagggggtacagaggtggggcagatgtacagggggtacagtggtggggcagaagagaaaggaggtacattggtgggacagatgagcagggggaacagaggtgagacagatatgcaggaggtacattggtggggcagatgagaaagcgggttacagtggtggggcagatgagcagatgcgctcagtgttaggacagatgagaaggtgattcagtagtgagacagaagagcatggggatacatcgctggagcagatgtgcagtgggtacagaggtggggcagatgtacagggggtacagtggtggagcagaggagaaaggaggtacattggtgggacagatgagcagggggaacagaggtgggacagatatgcaggaggtacagtgttggggcagatgagaaagggggttgcagtggtggggcagatgagcagataagttcagtgttaggaagaaAGAGAAGATggctcagcggtgagacagaagagcatagggtacagcggtggagcagatatgcagggaggtacagaggtggggcagatgtacagagggtacagtggtggagcagaggagaaaggaggtacattggtgggacagatgagcagggggaacagaggtgggacagatatgcaggaggtacagtgttggggcagatgagaaagggggttgcagtggtggggcagatgagcagataagttcagtgttaggaagaaAGAGAAGATggctcagcggtgagacagaagagcatggggtacAGCGGTAGAGCAgatatgcagggaggtacagtggaggggcagatgagaaaggaggaacattggtggggcagatgagcagggggttacagtggtgggacagaagagcaggggggtacgtggggcagatgtacagggggctacagtggtgagACAGGTGAGCAGGTGGGtaaagcggtggggcagatgtgaaaggaggtgcattggtgggacagatgagcagggggaacagaggtgggacagatgtgttggaggtacagtgatggggcagatgagaaagggggttacagtgatggggcagatgagaaagggggttacagtggtaggacagatgtgcaggggggtacagtggtgggacagatgtgcagggggttacagtggtggggcagatgttcagggggttacagtggtggggcagatgttcagggggttacagtggtgggcagatgttcagggggttacagtggtggggcagatttgcaggggggacagtgatctgaggtgtgaaggtgcaagaactggagctgatctgaggcgtgagtgcaggatgttaactTTTCACTACTATTCAAGtcatttacagcatttactttataaaaaatcctttttgtgattgagtgtGTGAAgtcggcactctcaatttctttgaaaatattttttggcacattgtgttcaaaaggttgcctacccctggtatagagagatggtgtacacagatggtgtacagaacgccccctgaaaatgtcatgtcctgcttgtgtgattggctcactaattttcccagaagtctgcactaagatacaagtcagatttgggCATCcccgcaacaaaaatgtcatttttggtgagacactgCCAAAGGGAAATCccgtctaaagagatgcagaccctgccactttccttattagagccctggaagtgcagcagctgtttgataattataaaatcactcccattcacatttacTCTGCACATGGacaaacagcaatttcttcagaataacaaaagctatgaatctgcaacaaagtttgttacaatccctgcaatatACATAGATCAACCAGAGCGGAGGGTTTTTTCAAAGGGTCGAATGAAGGATCCAGGGAAGGCTCCAAAATCACAGCTGTATCAAAATCAATGGATGAAggatgaccagggaggagaggtgagggttagaaAAACACTGATCCATCAAAGTGTATAGGAATGCTTCTTATCTATGCTGATGTGACTTTGTGAGATAACATAAAAGGCTATGGGGCTGAATTCACACTGAAGTCCACCAGGAACCTTCTCCAAAAttgcactgtgctgagataatcagagGGACATCATTGAAtataatgtgatttcccttgtcataAAATTTTTGAACCCAGGTTCGAGAACTTCTAAAGTAGCattgaagttgcatcaaagtcacatcaaatgtgCAAGCAAGTATCACTGCATAGTCACACTGGAAATTGTATTTGCAtagtgggaagtgatatggggaaaacacaacacaaacgtggcaaaaacacatcATGTGTTATGTTAAATGTAATACAGGAAAACCactgcaaaaatgcagcaaaaactcatatgcattttttgtatgtttttgataCAGAGccgtgtgaaagtaacctaaagcACACTGGTTTATTCACATATATTCATTCACACCCACTTTATAACATGCACTGAACCCATCCTGATCGGTTTTCTATCAATCAAAAGGTAAAAACCAACTTCATTCATCTCTTCTTTCTGGGTAAGATTCAAAATTTCATAAGAAATGTATTTCTCTTTTGGTTACAACGACCTACCACATGTTACCTCCAGAGGGCGTTGTAGGCCCAAATTACAGTACATAGCTGTCAGCATTAGATGGAGAGGGTTGTTGGTGGTATTCCCACCCTTTAACcttcctttgctctatccaaaaataaaaaaataaaaggttttgcctttagttctactttgaagtggatgtaaaccccattcctgaaaactgacctgggcacatatatctgtagacaagaaagagagaaaagtattgttgcgctactaaaaatgtttttctcttaaaagtgtaaatcagcagccagcatcaccagtatgataaacaacaacttgtgatcacttgttcaacctttttttccctatgtggatgacattgtgacgtgGTAAGAACTATATCCTTTCAGCCACCAGCGtattgggagaggtgaatccatccatccatccatccatccgatgacctACAGTCTACCTCGTCTCTGAAGTCTCTGTGTATGCAATTTCCGgtactgtccattggcacgcctcaccgagtttccagtcaacacccataggatcatctggatccacaagcccttatgacaccccgccgtacggtgagagtgtccatcccttctggtaagcacatccaccttactatttctatatgaaatctgtatgcaggaagattgcccaccagatgtaacaatcactacgggatctcatcagtgccacagtttgcacagcgttatcgctagagttttttatgtatggactttattccttttatatactactatacactgctgtgatgtagggtgatatatattattctaattagatgattcatgtgtgtagacactgcacttataatttgttgtttattttcacttatattttttgaatcaccatcacattttttcggatgaacatccttattacctatgaaaggtgatatgtttgattatatgtttgtataatcactgaaaatgcatatttgattatacgtttgtttaaccacagaaaaacgcatggttaatgacacttagcgctgcatttatttatttatcacatatatctgtagtgtttacttatctctcttcaaagccctgtggccagtgtctttctgctgcttcgttcctctgttatcagcatgacaacttctgacaagctctttgacacaggagataaaagcagctggaaatttgtgtcggtgcgagtgctataaatagattagcagagagcttgtctattcacattacagctctgcatgtttcttccttcctctgcctatgtggaggggggtgtgtgcttttcctccaatcatctcacacacagtgtatgcccagactccacacccagtgctggaacaggaagaaaaacAATCTAACACAACGTTCACTTTCTGAACAGTGTATAAAGCTGGAGACAGCAGATACAcatgtacaacgtatgtaggaggatttgtttcatctctgtgtatcatctgaggctgttcccttcactgggtatatgtgagggtttacattcactttacgtCTTATCTGATGTATTCAGATAAATAGATGTGTACAGTCTGCATATAACAGAAAACAAATCACACCGATAATTAGTCATTTCTCtggaaaaaaacacctgaaaatacCAAATTATTACAGCAATGTGATTATTCAGATTAAATACTTACCTCAAACTCTTGATATTGTGTAGAGCCGGTATAAGTTTCCTCAATCCTTCATTCTGAATATTACATGAAAATAGATCTACTTCTGTCTCTCTGCAGGATTGAAGGATAAAAGacagcacagagcagtccagagggCTGAGGGAGACATAAGAAAAGTCAACTTTGTTTGATCCAATACATTGTGCCACCAGAGCCTTATTCCTGCTCTCATAGAGATAGTAGAATACATTAAGAAGCTTTCTCTTGTCTTCTGTAGATTTGTGAGAtctttgttctgatattttcttcTGGATCCAGGTGATGACATGTCTGGCAGCCTGAGTAGACAATTCTCCCACATGAGACTTTAACATGGATCTAGTAGAAGAGTCTGAGAGACCGCAGAGGAAACGGAGGAATATTTCAGCACGACCGTCTTTGTAAGATTCAGCCTTATCAAGTGTTTTCTGTAATCTTTTAGGATTATTGTTCATAAAGTGGACTAAAGCAGCAAAAAACTCCTGAAGAGTGAGATGTAAGAAGGTGTAATCCACATCGGGAGGCTGACCAGATTCCATCATGAAAGATGAAAAGACATGATTATCATTTCTCACACTGAATGACTCCAGATGACGATCATCAAATACAATCATGTGATTCATGACTCCATGTTCTGCCATCCACCCAATAGAGGTCAGCAGTTCCCGGGCACTGGGACCACCATCTTTattctggctgtgattggccagaatgttggagacaaaagTCACAAAGAGTTGTGTCACGGTTTTGGGTAATGATGTCATCAGCTGATCAGTGATTGGTTGGGATGTGAAGCACATTGATAACACTGTACAGATGATCCAGCAGTATGATGGGATATAACAGAAAGTGTACAGCATGTCATTCTCCTCCACATAATGAAAAGCCTTCTCTGATAATTCCTCATTTCCAAAGAAATTATTGAAGAAGATCCGTCTGTCTCCATGGAGAAATCCCATGATCTCAGCTATTCTCTGGAAAACACGGGTATCCACTGATGCCACTCTGGTTGGACGGCTGGTTATCAGTACAGAACAACCCTtaagaagactttgcctcaccaaaCTGACCACAATATTACCAAAATGTGATCTCTGTTTTGGATTGGACAGTTTACTTGATGAGAAATCCATTGGGTGAATACTTTCATCTAATCCATCAAATATAAACAGAAGTCTTTCTGGATCTTGTAAAATATCTCCAATCTGACTCTCCAGATATGGATATTGATGAAGAATCATCTCCTCCAAGCTGACCTCTCCCAGTCTATTAAGGTCCCGGAATCTGAAGAAGAAGAGAAAGGCAAATCTCTGGTAGTGTTTTCCGGTCACCCAGTCATAGACAAACTTCTGCATCAGTGTGGTCTTCCCTATTCCTGGCACTCCGCTCACCATTACTACATGTGGTACACATTGTGACTGGGGGTTCCATCGGAACAGCTTGTTGGGGGAAATGTGCTCCagtctagtttgtgtttccttcaAGCATTTCTCATGTTTTACCCCAGTCTGTATTATCTCATTCTGGGAACGATCCCTGAACTGATCGGTGGAGACTACAATCAGATTCACATAACGCTCATTGATGAGGAATCTTTGTGGTTCCAGGGTAGTTCCTGGGGGTCTATGCTCCACCAGAGTCTCAGTCTTCTCCATTAGATATTGTTTGTGCTTTTCCTGAATATCTGGAAATATAATGGAAATATTTTATGGATCAGGAGAAGACAAGAATGTTggtatcattttcttctgtattgaTCATAATATTAGTATGGTTTTATCATTACTACATTATCATGTGAAATGATTACAATACAGATCACTTTGTGTGGTCATCCATATTACTGGAGAACAGAGATTTATTTTCTCAGCAATATATAAACACTTTTTATCCTTATAAAGACatgacaagtacagaaaaataccggaTATACTTGTCCCCTAAATACCTCTTATGACAGAGAACACACAGCCCTAGACAGTTCAGGTTTTCTATACTCTATTACCTGAAAACCATGAAAGAAAGGAAATGGCGCTCACAGTGATAAATAAATATCTTTATATGATTACTGATATAAAATGATGTCTTCAGTGGAAAAACATAATAATAGATTTCCAAAATCAGTAACAAAAAACAATACAAAGCAATATAGAAAGTCCAATGTGACAGTTCCCAACACCAAATAAGAGCTTCAATATAGAGATATCTTCTAGTTCTTCTCACCACTGGTGATCAAAGATagatggcagttttgatgggggcagttttgatggggcaatttgatagggcagttttgatggggcaatttgatggtagCAGtacaatggggcagttttgatgggggcaatttgatggggcaatttgatgatggcaattttgatggggcaatttgatggggcagttttgatggggggcaaTTTGattaggcagttttgatgggggcaatttgatggggcagttttgatgggacaattttgatgggggcaatttgatggggcggTATAATggaggcagttttaatggggcagtatgatgaggcaatttgatggggcagttttgatgggggcagtatgatggggcaattttgatggtggcagtataatggggtaattttatgggggcagttttgatgatggggcagtaagatggggcaatttgatggggcagttttgatggggacaattttgatggggcagttttgatggggcagttttgatggggcaattttaatgggacatttttgatggtggcagtatgctggggcaatttgatgggggacatttgatgggggcagttttatatggggcagttttgatgggggcagtattatggggcaattttgatggtggcaattttgatggggcagtatgatggggcaattttgatggtggcagtataatggggcagtatgatggggcaattttgattgtggcagtatgatggggcagttttaatggggcagttttgatgggagcagtatgatggggcagtatgatggggcaatatgatggggcagttttgatggggcagtatgatgggggcaattttgatggtggcagtatgatggggcaattttatgggggcagttttgattatgggacagttttgatgggacaattttgatggggctattttgatggtggcagtatcatggggcagttttgatggagcaattttgatggggccagttttgatggggccaattttgatgggtcagtatgatggggcagttttgatggggcagtatgatggggcagtatgatggggaagtttAGATGGGGAAGTTTTTATGGGGCGATTTTGATAGTGGTAGTATGATGGAGCAAttttatgggggcagttttgatgatggggcagttttgatgggacaattttgatagggcagttttgatggggcaaattgatggtggcagtatgatggggaagttttaatgcagcaattttgatggggccaaTTTTaatagggcagtatgatggggcaatttaatggggcagtttagatggggcaatatgatggggcagtttttatggggcagtatgatgggggcaatttaatggtacaattttgatggtggcagtatgatggggcaatcttatggaggcagttttgatgggacaattttgatagggcagttttgatggcgggcagtataatggggcaattttgatggtggcagtatgatgggacagttttgatggggcagttttgatggggcagttttgatggggcaattttgatggggtcaattttgatggggcagtttgatagggCAATTTGAtgaggcagtatgatggggcaatttgatgggggcaattttgatggtggcagtatgatgggcaatttgatgggacaattttgatggggcagttttgatggtggcagtatgatgggggcagttttgatggtggcagtatgatggggcagttttgaccgGGCGATTTTGATGGGAGCAATTTTGacggggcagtatgatggggcaagtttgatgggggcagtatgattgtgcagttttgatggggcaattttgatgggggcattttggggcagctcctgcaaaaggtaattacttttttaaaagatgctaattgtaaatgatatcgcTTGTTTTTgtgcagattatatatatatatatatatatatatatatatatatatatatatatatatatatatatatatatatatatatatacacacacacacacacacacacacacacacacacacacacacacacacacaaataacaagagattttatctatctatctacatctatatctgaacagaaacaagggatatcatttacaactagcatcttttaaaaagtaattaccttttgcaggagctttTTGTATTTGTAGATTTATATTCTTTGGCAAttttatgggggcagttttgatggggacctTAGTTTACAGCAAACCttcactagaatacattaagcatgaggattataggaggatttatatctaaaaagtaaaatttcggccggaacaccactttaagttcagtATTAtgtacactttaaccctttcactgccaagtccatCTGCCATACGGACCTACAAAAGGGCCTGCAGATGGCCATGTCAGTACGAGGTACGGacctcttttctccctctcctataatcTTATAGTCACTTCAATGACATAATCTTTTATCAGAATTGTTCAGAATACTCtactgaacaattctataactttgatcagtggattacaacccgctgatcagagttattaacccctaatgtgacccccCTCTATGCTGCCGcttccctgtccccagcctctcTACCTCCCGCACCTCCCTTCCACCTAAAactactccccccactctcctctccccttcaacccccttctcccctccccagcACTGACCCCCCACACCCGATCTGACCCCCCAAATTTGATCCCCGGCAGCCACCATCATAatccggcatccctcctctgctgCTCCCACTGGCTTCAGGTGCCGCTGGGGGCTTGtggggtccagatgtgtcccccatCACTCAGATAGCCCCCCAATACCACCCCCACACACCTGATTCATCCCTACTCTGACtgcttctctccctcccctcccgctgcttctgcTCCGGAAAGCTCACAGGTTGGGGATcacggcggggggagggggagcgatAGGGGTGATGTTTGGGCTTaggggggcttggtaaacatgtgtttaccatccTCTAAGTGTGGCACCCTGGGCGCAGGCAGCGATCACTGTAATTGCTCCGATATGCCCACTGCAAgaaatatgccctgtacacacggtcagattttctgacgggaaatgttcgatgggagcttgttgtcagaaattccgaccgtgtgtcggctccatcagacattttccatcggactttccgtcacacaaaatttgagatctggatctcaaattttcccacaaaatccattgtcgtaaattccgatcgtgtgtgcacaattccgacacaaagtgccacgcatgctcagaatcaagcagaagagcagcactggctattgaacttcatttttcttggctcgtcatatgtgttgtacatcaccgcgttgttgacgttcggaatttccgacatttgtgtgaccgtgtgtatgcaagacaagtttgagccaacatccgtcagaaaaaatcagatggattttgttgtcggaatgtccgatcaatgtgcgatcgtttgtacagggcataagtcttcttAATGTTTTTTAAAGTAGGTCTCTctgggttgaggacccaacctaggtattccaggtagttgattgtGTTGGGGAAATTTGTCTGTAAGCtctgcacacagccatatctcctgtgctaataagcacccatctcCGTCTTAATGATATAATGTACAAtttgatcgtatgtctcccctctggttccccattccccagtaaacagaccaCAGATCACCACATTCTTACGTTCTCATCTCCGCatctctgcctctctttgcagtCCGCCTTGCTTTTATTTCCAAAATCACAAAAgctatgacaaacaggaagtgatggctaCAACAGCCAATCATTCCCTCAATACAAAATAAATTgagaaataaatccatggattttgttgtcggaatgtccgatcaatgtccgatcaatgtacaatcgtgtgtatggggcattactatgtatcagactgtcagtttatgaatgaatggaatctctatacagattccattcaagtaaagtgatacagagaaaaggactatcttcagtccctttctctgtctcaaaaatagATATGGGGGTCTATTTAAACCTCTGCTATCTCACCAAagaaccccctcaaaaaaaaaaaaaaattatatatatattctttttttgtcattttaaaaaagtaaaaatgttaaaaaaaaacaaacacattaagACCCCCAGGTCCTCCTGCACTGACCCCTTTCatatggagcggactctgtcaagcagatcttcCTGCTGATCTCTGCTgcgcaggcggatgacaggtccgctctgctaatgcagagcagacatggacacagcctgctgttctctatggggaggtcagatggaaacagaccgcctgtccatttccattggatgccatccgatctgatctgctagatggatggggaatggaatcctcatctgtcagtttttagtggactggatcgGATACAGGCGGGTATAAATAGACACATGTCCaattacatcagtctctccatagagaacaatgggtggtctgatttgggccgcctgaaaaacggacaggcagacccaatcagtgtgcttgtgtgaaaggggcctaaggccttgttcacacagggcatacacagcatacCTTTACAGAGATGAACAGGTGTTCCAtgcctctctgtgcaggcagtcccattgatgtcatttgggatgtagcaactgtaccaacagagccattgctcccaattttacatccatgtaggtccgcatgcatgtccctgagctcacactgcctgCATTCGGGGTCGtgtacccacatggatgtcagattgggaacagcagctatgcctgtgcagtcaTTGCATCCCAACTgatataaatgggactgcctgtacagagatgcatggaacacctgtggatctctgtgcgggtaaacatggcccccatgtgtttatgtgcaatattgatgattttagtgtatttttagtgataatagcgatatgatgaacatttgcgcaattattgtggGGCCCCAAAAATCTgtagcattttttttattctacaggtcatgtgcttttagaaattctgaaagctgtaagtgaaaaatgaaaacctccagatttctttCTCTTTTGGGTATGttcaatttttaccattttgcaaacaggcgcaatttaaaatttacaaaatatttgttatttattaactccatacaggttaagcttttatatttagtaagaatttagcaggaattttgtaaactttgctgtgtttttatctgctaataaaggttttagtgtatttttttcaaatatattgctttgataaacatttgcacaaataccgtggggtataaaaaaatcagtagcaccttctttttattctactgatcatgtgctaagtgaaaaataaaaatgcaaagaaaaaagtgcaaaaatggtctggccacctgagtgtacaaaatggagcacagggcctggcagtgaaagggttaaagtgacctTGTGCTTAACTGAATCAGATAATGCATGTTTCCTGCAAAGAAGAGAGGATTTCTACCTTTCCACACTGTCAGATGGGTAAAGAGAAATTGCCCCTGTAGACTGCCGGAGGGGAGGACTGGGCAAGGGGCATTCCATACCAATCCAGGGCTAATGAGATATGATGGGCTGGTGGACCAAAGACTTTTTATACAAATGATCACAAGTAGTTGACTTTGAAGCAGACTGGCTCCTTGCCACATTGAATATATTTTCCTTATATACCTCAATACCAACTGAGTCA
This Aquarana catesbeiana isolate 2022-GZ linkage group LG13, ASM4218655v1, whole genome shotgun sequence DNA region includes the following protein-coding sequences:
- the LOC141117742 gene encoding NACHT, LRR and PYD domains-containing protein 3-like; amino-acid sequence: MAERLSLFNRRRRSPEDNEKFHRQLSAYDDPSLRRIYEYYKDDLIYILENMDPHTVLVELTPQEVLNTEKYRSMEKDPSSFSHTLLQDIRDQGREAVIGLWKCLYALQKDHRHPNLLAVLGEITQTGEGLPDQILLDELGHSLPPELKDIQEKHKQYLMEKTETLVEHRPPGTTLEPQRFLINERYVNLIVVSTDQFRDRSQNEIIQTGVKHEKCLKETQTRLEHISPNKLFRWNPQSQCVPHVVMVSGVPGIGKTTLMQKFVYDWVTGKHYQRFAFLFFFRFRDLNRLGEVSLEEMILHQYPYLESQIGDILQDPERLLFIFDGLDESIHPMDFSSSKLSNPKQRSHFGNIVVSLVRQSLLKGCSVLITSRPTRVASVDTRVFQRIAEIMGFLHGDRRIFFNNFFGNEELSEKAFHYVEENDMLYTFCYIPSYCWIICTVLSMCFTSQPITDQLMTSLPKTVTQLFVTFVSNILANHSQNKDGGPSARELLTSIGWMAEHGVMNHMIVFDDRHLESFSVRNDNHVFSSFMMESGQPPDVDYTFLHLTLQEFFAALVHFMNNNPKRLQKTLDKAESYKDGRAEIFLRFLCGLSDSSTRSMLKSHVGELSTQAARHVITWIQKKISEQRSHKSTEDKRKLLNVFYYLYESRNKALVAQCIGSNKVDFSYVSLSPLDCSVLSFILQSCRETEVDLFSCNIQNEGLRKLIPALHNIKSLR